TgtgcatgaaagaaaacaagatcaCGTGGATGCTGGAGCTTTGCATGAGACTAATTTAGTTGAATTGTTCTCATGCATATGGATCTGTTGTCTGTCTCCAAAACAGTGGGAGTGGAGGGACAGGGAGATAAAtgcaatagaaaaataatttcataattaGAGCAACAATAATAGAAGAGGAAAGTAGAGTGCTGCAAGCCCAAGGACCCAGCAAATGCTCCAGAAcagtctttttgtttgtttgtttgcttgagCAAATGAGTTCATGTTCTTACCGTGAGGGTTCTGTATCTGGGCCATGGTAGCCATGAAGGGGCTCTGGTTGATGTGACTCTGGACTTGCTGCATGAGGGGCTGCTGGTAGGATGGGTGCAGTTGCTGGGAGAACTGGACGGGCTGCAGGGTAGTGAGGCTGCTCCCCATGCTGTTTATTACAGGTACGCTCTGGGGCTGAGTTGAGGCCAGGCCTGAAAAACAAGGACTGATGACAGTAGTGTCGCACACTATGGGAGAAGTGTGGCTGCTCTGCAATAGGGGCATCTGAAATAGTCATCATGGCAGGCCTGTTGTCGCAGGGTGATTTTTGGATCCTGTTTTTCAGGTGTTCTGTTTGTTATCTGTGATTAAGAGTAGATTTTGTGCCAGTGAAAGCAAAGTGGGAGCATGCAAAATGTACCATGCAGACAGGTACCATAAAACCACCTCTGATTTCCAGTGTTTGTTCCTGTGTACATCTTTGTGTACTGGTATAGATCACTTTCCAGTTTAGTGATAACCTGATACAGAGTTCCACTGGAGAGGCCTTGCTCAGAAGTAAACTCAGAGTGTCATCTCAGTgtccagttcttttttttttttttaataaagctgttGGCCACACAGAGAACTATGCTGTAGCTGTCCAGCCACATGGAATGGAGTTTCAGCTCATTTTGCTTGAGCTGCCAGATTGTGGAATTTGGACCACTGAGAAAGAGGTAGAAGGTTTCCCATGTTACTGCCCACTTCCCACAACTGTCCAGACCCTATTCCTGTAAATCAGCAAGTCTCTCCAGCACTGAGAGACTTCCACTGTGTGGTAATTTccgttttttgtttttttttttttcctccacagaaTTAGAATCCATATCATAATCTTGGGTATAAATGAGCAAATGGAAATTAGTTCACAGCTGTCACCATGGAACAAAATAAGGCTTCTTTCTTCCTGGGGAGAAAGTGTAAGAAAAGagtatacattttattttcctttatctaATAAGATGCACTTTGGCAGTAGATTAGTCctggaatgaaaagaaatctcATGCAAGTCCAGAAAAGCTgtcaaagtgaaaaatataaaaaaaatagtaattactGCTGTGGATTCCAAAGGCATATGCTGCTTTTTGCAGGAAGTAGAACAGGATGTTGTGTCTTTCAAGCACTATGAACGTGCTTCAATTTTCATAGTTCTAAGGAAGTATTACATTTATATTTGGGGAGATGCAGAGcggcaaaacaaaacattggCATAGGAATAGATTGCAAAAGTTCCTTGCTCTTAAGACTTGTGGTTTTGCATGTAACTTAGTTCTAACGTGAATAAGGAACATCTGTCCCTTAATTCCATTGGTACTCACAAGTAGTGCTGCTGAAGATCCTTAGTGTTTGTGACAATTCCCCCAGATGTGTATTACTGCCAACTTAGTGCTTTTGTCTCTGAAAATGAGGCAGGTAATTCTAACAAGTACAGGTAGCTCTTCATCTGAATCCTAATAAGCAGGGTAATTACAGAACACTACTCACCTATCACCAGGGTGGAGGCACCTGTATTGGTGAATGCTGGTGCTAGGGATGAGGTCTCACCAGCTCCAATTGCCATAACGCCCGGCAGTGATGCCATGATAAGGTTCTGAGTTTGCTGGCTCAATGCATGTGGATTTTGCTCTAGGCTGTGCAAGGCAGTCAGGGTGCTGACAGGAGGGAGAGTTCCTCCAGAAGCTGAGACCTGCGTGAAAGGAGGACTGTGAAAATGCCATCTGGAGCAGTTTGAGTATGGAGAGTCCCAAAGCTGTGATAAAATgtccttctccctcttcctgCCTGCTCTGACCCCTTGCTAACTAGAAAGACTTCACATTTGCTTGTCTGCAGTTCCCCTGTGCTCATCAATTAACTAGCAAAGGTCAGCTGTTGAAATACTAAGAGTAAATCCTTGCTGTTTTAGTTCTTTCACAATTAAGAAATCATAAGGGTTTTACAAACAAGAATGAGATTAGTCCCACTGCATTCTCTGTAGGGAAAGTTTATCTTCTGTCTTACAACTGAGGGTAGAAGATGATGCTCAGAGAAATTAAGAGGCTCGGGTAGTTTACATAGTAATTTTAGCTGCAAAGTTCAGCACAGAATCCAATCTTTTCTTGTTCATCTTTTCCTCCGAGAAATGCCTgtaatttccctttttcccagCAAGTGTCTTTTAGTAGTCAGTGAGTTTTTCAATTGAGATTTTAAAGGAGCTGCTGAAAAGTTTCCTTAGACTTTTTTCTCATACAGTATGTTCTTCAGGCTGTATTACCTGGCAGTTCCCTGCTGTTAGAGAGGAAAAGTACCTGTTAGATAGAACAGCACTGTTTGTGCTTGTGTGTCTTGCTGATTCGGTCTGTCCTTGAGTCATTGAGAAATTTAATAACTTGACTGTTTTCTCAGCCTCTAAAATGAACCACGTAACCTGTGTCTATGCTCTAATGGGGTTTTGAGTTTGCAGGGCCCTTTAGAGACCTGTAGGTGAAGTACTGTGGAACAGCAGAAAAGCATTCTAATAATTTGCCTGACAGAGAAAGTTCAATgctttatactttttttttttctcccctcagaCAAAAAGCTGTAAGGAATCTTTAGTAAGAGTAAGCAGCAAGAAGTTAAACAGTGGGACAAATCACTTTGATATCAATTTTATAAGACAGCTGTAGAAGATTTTCAGCACCTCAtgagagacttttttttcttcaggaagagACCAGAAAGCCAGCAAAGTGAGTGACTGACGAGATTTAAATCATACTCATTTATAGCCAACTTAACATTGCATCAGGCCGGTATGCACTAATGCAACCTTCTGCCAACTGTTTCCCTGTAAGCAAGGGAACGTGTGCAAACTGAAAATTATCAGTCATGTAGTTCTAATGCTTCATTGCTAATTATGTGGGAAAAGGTGTAGTCAAATGTCAAAAGGAAATTTGCTTTGAGAAGGCAGATTGCTACAATCTAGATATCCAGTACATGTCTCCATGGTATGTGCTGCATGCAAGCTGTTGGGCTTAATTTTTACAGGTAAGATAGATATAAGTATGGGTCTCTGTTCTGTTAATCCCATTGGTGGCTGATCAACTATCTTGAGACGTATAGAGTTCAAATGAGAGTTGGAGATGAGATGAGAATCTcactggggaaaggaggagagaacaGGGTTTCCTAGGAGGAAGGAAATCATGTCATATCTTTTCAGAACAGGCTGTTTTGATTGATTGTAAGGAAATGGCTATACTTCTTGCTTTCATGCTCTAATACACGTCCCCACCAGCAGTCTAGAGACCACATGTATCTCAGGACTGCTCATGTTACATGGTCAGTGCAAAGTGGCTATGTAATATGTCTATAAGAAGGTGGTTTTAAGAGTAATCTAGGAAAAACTACTTCTGAATAGTCCACATTGTAACCACAGACAGAGGACCTGACGTCCTTCAGTCACCAGAACTTAAGTATACATCACTTACCAGCTTAGTGTCTGTACTCAGTAGGTTCTGGCTGGGCTCCAGTCCAGGGGGAGAAACCTGATGCAGGATGGTTTGGGTGGTCACCATGGAGCTGTTCCCATGGTGGTTGCTGCTGGAGGACTCTGCCTCGCTGGCTGGCTGCTGGTTGTACCTCACTCCTGCATCACAACAGGAGGGAAACTGGCTGTCAAAAATGAGAAACTGAGAAACTTTGGCAAGCACTAAATTCAGTTTCCTTCGCAGGCGCTTGCCTTTAGATGACTGAAGCAGAGACAAGGTGGGTAGTAGGGGAACCAGGAGAACAGGCATTCTCACCACCCTGCCCTGGCTTTCCTCTGTAACTTGGCGCAACTGCTTCCTCAAATACTGGCTTTAATGTATGGCTGCGTGTgctgcagggagcaagcagggTTCACTAGAAACCACCCTTCTGGATGTGGGTGTAGAGATGAGAGAGTCTCAGTGAGATCATCTCTTCCCAGAATGAGAGCAATAACCAGCTCTGGCCTATGAAGCTGAAAAAGCTCTGCTGTGAATGACCGTTCCTGATGCCTGAAAAGTCAGTCACAGAGTCTGATGGTGCTGATATGTATTGGAATGAGTAGGAGGCATACACGTGAGTGAAAGGATACAGAACTGACTTGTGATGGCAGCCAGTGGATGACTCTTTGAAAGGGGATTACTGCCTGCCAGCCATGAGGGAGTGCAGGATGTCAAAGAATAAGCGAGGAGATTTGGCTGAAAGTTTTGTTACTGAACTTTGTCACCCTTGCTATTCTAGCCACTGTCCTCACTCAGACATGGTCTCTTTGTCACTGATGCTCTTCCCTTGTAGCAAGTCTTCTTTTTCTATCTGTAGATTTGCCTCCTAAAGGGGTGGACTTGGGAGATAGTTTTGGTGACTGAGTTTGCGTAGGTTCACCCATGCCTCTTTCAGATCGCCCTCTGGTTGCTCCTTACCGTGAACTTTGCTGGGTGAGAGAGCAGATGGTGGCTGGAGGGAAGAAGAGTTGTGAGGAGTTAGAGGGGGAGCAGAGGTGGGTTGCGGTCCGCTGAAGGTGTCCATGGCCAGCTTGTGCCGGAAAGCCTCCTCCTTCCTGCGATTGGCAAACCAGTTGTAAACTCTGACCTCTGTCACCAGGTTTGAGCCCAGTCCCTGGGCCTGAGATGGGGAGACACCTCTCTGAATACACTCTGCTCTGTTGGGGGAGAGCACAAGAAGAGCTTTGCTGAGCCAGGCTTAGTCAGAGACACAGAGTAAGTGTGCAGCCTCAAAGCAGCTGTCGTCTGGCACACTGTGTGGAAGGATCCTGCCAGGTATAGCAAGACACAAGGCATTACTGATCCTTTGTGGACAGTTGTGGCATTTCATTCAAATGTGGCTGGTGTCAGTGGTGACATCCACTGCTGCACTGTTAGCCTGCCTCTCATAGGTGCTAGCAAACCCCAAGAACACAGAGTGGCCCTGCTGTGCCCCTCTTCCTCAGACACCCATCTTTACCTGTTGCACTCTTCCACCAGtgcctctctctcttctttgctGGGGTTTTTCTGTCTCTCATAGGCTTGGAACAAGATCTGTTGTGAGGCAGGACCCCATTTAAAGCggtttcttcttcccttcttggTGGGCAGGTCATCTCCCATGGGCTCCTCTGTCAGGATACCCTGGCCAGCGTGTGTGAATTCTGCAGGCACAAAGAGGCAAGGGAATTTGCTTTCTGGAAGCATTTCCAATAGTTCTGTCTATTTGGGTGCCTAGCAGGCCCAATGCAGCTTACCCTTGGAGAATATCTCATACAAGACAGAGGGCTGAATCTAAATGGGGTGGAAATAAAGTTCTATAACCTGCTAAAACTGATAAGATGTTCCTAGCAGGACCATATTTACCTGTCCTTTCTCTTGCATGCATTGCACCTCTGCTCCAACCTTGGAGTAGTGAAAGCAAATGCAGCTGAGTTTAGAGTAGGCGTGATTGGAGTCCTGCTTTCCAAAACCATCTAAAGGCCAAATGTCTCATTCTACTTGCAACCCACCAATACAAAATTAAGAAAGACAGATTCCAGATGGCATCATGAATGTAGAAGTGATTCTGCAGGGATGAGTTCCCAGTGGGTGCCTGTAATGAAGGGCCTTAGAAGGCATAAAGTGATAGCCTGCAGTGTTTTTTCACAAGGTGATAGCCCACAGTGGTTTTTCACAGTGAGTAGAGCAGCgtgctgctttttgcagctAGACGAACTGTTGCTTTAGCTGAAATTGCAAAAGCATAGTTCTTGGGCAGAAATTCTGTCTCTGTCATCTGTCTGCTATACTGCTTTAGTCTGATGATGGGTGTAGAACTGTAATTGCAAATGTAGAGTATTTGCTTCTCTTCAGCCAAACGGAGGGTGGGGTGGGTGGCTGCAGGCTGCTTCATGAGGGAGTGTTTTTCCATGTACTGTTTGGTTCACCTCACCACTGAATACTGACCTAGACTTCTCTATGCTTCCTGCTAAAAGTGGCttctccttccatttttctttgataaaaATAGGGAGTAAGGATTAGCAAGGGAGAGCAGAGACCTTTATGAAATTGGGACAGGAGAACAGTTGTTGCCATACTTACGCTGGGCCACCTCTCGCTGCTTGCGGACATACCAGGTGTAGAGGGCTGCCCTTTTTTGGGTCTTCATGGGAGTGCCCTTGTTGAGATGTTGCGAGAGGTGAGATTGGTTCAGACCAGTAGTGTCCACCACCTCACGCTGAGGGATGTTGTGCTGCTGGAGGTAGGATTTCACCATCTTTGCTACTCGCCAGGGATCCTCTCTGGAAGGAGCAGAAAACACTTCTCAGGAGAGAGAGATCCAACACCTGCACTCAGCAGACCTGGATTACAAGGCAGTGCACTAGTACCTCCTGAGGTGCACCTTGCATGCAAGTCATCACCATTGTGTTTGGTGAGCCTGGAGTGGTAACTGGGTCCATAAGGGAAGGCTGTTCCTCGGCATGGTACCTTGTTCATTTTTGACCCTGAATGCAGGGTAAAAACTGCATGGTATTAGAAATGAAGTGCAAAAGAGGTAGCACTAGCTTCCTTTAAACTGTTCTCTGTAGGCACTTTCATCTGCCCTTAGAAGGGGACTCTTTGGTTATCAAAGGA
This genomic window from Haliaeetus albicilla chromosome 10, bHalAlb1.1, whole genome shotgun sequence contains:
- the HNF1A gene encoding hepatocyte nuclear factor 1-alpha codes for the protein MVSKLSHLQVELLGALLESGLTKETLIKALSEVEPYVLQSESQRAINALQTEKGEPCPDIPNLPNGMGESRLSEDETSDDGEEFTPPIMKELENLSPEEAAHQKTVVDRLLQEDPWRVAKMVKSYLQQHNIPQREVVDTTGLNQSHLSQHLNKGTPMKTQKRAALYTWYVRKQREVAQQFTHAGQGILTEEPMGDDLPTKKGRRNRFKWGPASQQILFQAYERQKNPSKEEREALVEECNRAECIQRGVSPSQAQGLGSNLVTEVRVYNWFANRRKEEAFRHKLAMDTFSGPQPTSAPPLTPHNSSSLQPPSALSPSKVHGVRYNQQPASEAESSSSNHHGNSSMVTTQTILHQVSPPGLEPSQNLLSTDTKLVSASGGTLPPVSTLTALHSLEQNPHALSQQTQNLIMASLPGVMAIGAGETSSLAPAFTNTGASTLVIGLASTQPQSVPVINSMGSSLTTLQPVQFSQQLHPSYQQPLMQQVQSHINQSPFMATMAQIQNPHALYGPKSEVAQYTHTGLLPQTMVITDTANLSALTNLTPTKQAFTSDSETHTESGMHTPVSQAPTIHLQNQDTTIQHLQPGPRLTSSPAVSSSSLVLYQSSDSANSHSQLLPSTHNVIETFISTQMASSTQ